A single region of the Brachypodium distachyon strain Bd21 chromosome 3, Brachypodium_distachyon_v3.0, whole genome shotgun sequence genome encodes:
- the LOC100823800 gene encoding uncharacterized protein LOC100823800, with the protein MDKFLLAAAPPPGNGPAAPRPPTQRWHRWSRIAVELEGRIDARFRHRESRRLLDSYAETRSFKHKYYTHGEERCQTYVNRMINASTMVGCYNPAREGVSAMEFDRKGVYLASVTISGCLTVHDFETLYCSMYGPSCSLPDDSSNYLLHISNPMPLCSVRWNPGNQDEIVCSSSQRDKVFLFDIGYVSAAPNEILQIGKSKFHTLCSESRKGLTDLAFTSDDKSWLFASGLDGAVYMWDRRLSKTHCRELTALPESQFTSIKLNMDNRTFFGATKNGTMHVWDLRGGKASAAFQSHNEVQPLSSVKISTLLGKITSLKEQSNIISCEILSIDFNPSCSYQLAFHLDDGWSGVLNVNTLSVSHLHCPPPAWLDGTDSVLHKRKPTWLATSSIYAVGSSSISGMYVLDFHPDTSSACHVDYNEEIKGSGENQPTENKFIPLSERVLSCSAHPLSDSIIAGTEFSSLLMVSQKNETIRNPE; encoded by the exons ATGGACAAGTTCCTCCTGGCGGCGgcacctcctcccggcaatGGACCAGCAGCGCCGCGGCCACCAACACAAAG GTGGCACCGGTGGAGCCGCATCGCCGTGGAGCTAGAAGGGCGCATCGATGCCAGGTTCCGGCACCGGGagtcgcgccgcctcctcgactcATACGCTGAG ACTAGGAGCTTCAAACACAAGTACTATACACATGGCGAGGAACGGTGTCAGACATAT GTGAATCGCATGATTAATGCTTCAACTATGGTTGGATGTTACAATCCAGCAAG GGAGGGGGTTTCGGCAATGGAATTTGATAGAAAG GGAGTATACCTTGCATCCGTGACAATCTCAGGGTGTTTAACAGTGCATGACTTTGAGACTTTATACTGCTCCATGTATGGCCCATCATGTA GTTTGCCAGACGACTCTTCAAACTATCTGCTCCATATATCAAACCCAATGCCCCTTTGTTCCGTTCGATGGAATCCAGGAAATCAAGATGAG ATTGTTTGCTCTTCTAGCCAAAGGGACAAAGTTTTCCTATTTGATATTGGCTATGTCTCAGCTGCCCCGAATGAA ATTCTACAGATAGGGAAGTCCAAATTTCACACTCTTTGCTCTGAATCCCGCAAGGGTCTGACTGATCTAGCTTTTACGTCAGATGATAAGTCCTG GCTATTTGCATCTGGCCTTGATGGTGCAGTCTACATGTGGGACAGGCGGCTAAGTAAGACACATTGTCGTGAGCTTACAGCACTTCCAGAATCCCAATTTACCAGCATCAAGCTAAATATGGACAATAGG acATTCTTCGGTGCAACTAAAAATGGTACCATGCATGTTTGGGATCTGCGTGGAGGGAAAGCGTCAGCTGCTTTTCAAAGCCATAACGAG GTTCAACCGTTATCATCAGTGAAGATATCAACGTTGTTGGGCAAAATTACATCGCTGAAG GAACAATCAAACATTATTTCATGTGAAATTCTGTCTATTGACTTTAACCCTAGTTGCTCATATCAGTTGGCCTTTCATCTTGATGATGGCTG GTCTGGAGTCCTGAATGTTAACACCCTCAGTGTGAGTCACTTGCACTGCCCTCCTCCTGCTTGGTT AGATGGTACGGACTCTGTGTTGCATAAGCGGAAACCAACCTGGCTGGCGACGTCTTCA ATTTATGCAGTTGGGTCTTCCTCCATTAGTGGAATGTATGTACTGGATTTTCATCCAGATACAAGCTCGGCATGCCATGTGGACTACAA TGAGGAAATAAAAGGTTCTGGGGAAAATCAACCCACTGAAAATAAGTTTATTCCTTTATCCGAAAGGGTGCTTTCCTGTTCAGCCCATCCACTCAGTGATAGCATAATTGCCGGTACAGAG TTCTCATCGTTGCTCATGGTATCACAAAAGAACGAGACTATCAGAAATCCAGAGTAG
- the LOC100824111 gene encoding protein GIGAS CELL1, with translation MVEVRTVSRTAVAERSGGGFFIRRVESPGAVVEKGAAKRLARRPLTPSSNKENVPPAWAVATTQKRRSTLPEWYPRSPLRDITSIIKAVERKNLLRDAAARQQLQWTEDSSEPENPAQADQDVHRRTPPTNGTLAAAAVASDPAGSAQAVASTSATCVAEGTLKAATGDCSLQTPSRQGNHPALSDLLEKLLASSIEQIEKMVCQNLTLGDPKAAQPSKTQAVQRRTLMSMR, from the exons ATGGTTGAAGTGAGGACTGTCAGCAGGACGGCGGTAGCCGAGCGCTCTGGTGGCGGGTTCTTTATCAGGAGGGTGGAGTCTCCAGGAGCTGTGGTGGAGAAGGGCGCTGCCAAGCGGCTGGCTCGACGGCCCCTGACGCCATCAAGCAACAAGGAGAACGTGCCACCAGCGTGGGCTGTGGCGACTACACAGAAGAGGAGAAGCACCCTGCCCGAGTGGTACCCAAGGTCCCCACTCCGTGACATAACGTCGATCATCAAG GCTGTTGAGAGGAAAAaccttctgcgagatgctgcgGCTCGGCAGCAGCTCCAGTGGACTGAAGACTCCTCAGAACCTGAGAATCCAGCACAAGCAGATCAGGATGTTCATCGAAGAACACCACCAACTAATGGAAccctggctgctgctgctgttgcctcTGACCCTGCTGGCTCAGCTCAAGCTGTTGCAAGCACCTCAGCGACTTGTGTGGCTGAGGGCACGCTGAAGGCAGCAACTGGTGACTGCTCCTTGCAGACGCCATCGAGACAAGGCAACCACCCAGCTCTCTCTGATCTCTTGGAGAAGTTACTGGCAAGCTCCATTgaacagatcgagaagatggtaTGCCAGAACCTGACGCTAGGTGATCCCAAGGCTGCTCAGCCCTCCAAGACCCAGGCTGTGCAGAGGCGCACCCTGATGTCTATGCGATGA
- the LOC106866461 gene encoding uncharacterized protein LOC106866461, producing MAIEAPLSEEEIRSMVDQGIVDPKVESSLRAEHTVVSTTLELHTDLFFPSLAHLDLQDSREGYAVSVRDRMAADGERLRHGAAVFDDGRDLTGEEAALVSELRRQAAWCDARRAEADALAADVRRLRDGHLREMATTGDPRGELIDAAAFDLMEFLFAEIEAFVAPEGGCLDEVAGASIDLGPRFAATFVGLSERARSCAEAYTASEDAAVAEGLRRRADEVEALCADPEDLVAQIRASAWWRSGAGGRGATW from the coding sequence ATGGCGATCGAGGCGCCCTTGAGCGAGGAGGAGATCAGGTCCATGGTAGACCAAGGCATAGTCGATCCCAAGGTGGAATCGTCCCTGCGGGCCGAGCACACGGTCGTGAGCACGACGCTGGAGCTGCACACGGACTTATTCTTCCCCTCGCTGGCGCATCTGGACTTGCAGGACAGCCGCGAGGGCTACGCCGTCTCGGTCCGCGACAGgatggcggcggacggcgagcGCCTCAGGCACGGCGCGGCCGTGTTCGATGACGGGAGGGATCTCAcgggcgaggaggcggcgctggtgTCCGAGCTGCGGCGCCAGGCCGCGTGGTGCGACGCGCGGCGCGCGGAGGCTGACGCGCTGGCGGCCGACGTGCGGCGCCTGCGGGACGGGCACCTGAGGGAGATGGCGACGACCGGGGACCCGCGGGGGGAGCTCATCGACGCGGCGGCGTTCGATCTGATGGAGTTCCTGTTCGCGGAGATCGAGGCCTTCGTGGCCCCCGAGGGCGGCTGCTTGGACGAGGTGGCCGGGGCCAGCATCGACCTCGGCCCGCGTTTCGCGGCGACGTTCGTGGGGCTGTCGGAGAGGGCCAGGAGCTGCGCGGAGGCGTACACGGCGAGCGAGGACGCGGCGGTCGCGgaggggctgcggcggcgcgcggatgAGGTGGAGGCGCTCTGCGCGGACCCGGAGGATCTCGTGGCGCAGATACGGGCGTCGGCTTGGTGGAGGTCTGGAGCTGGCGGCAGAGGTGCAACGTGGTGA